One stretch of Gadus chalcogrammus isolate NIFS_2021 chromosome 14, NIFS_Gcha_1.0, whole genome shotgun sequence DNA includes these proteins:
- the tipin gene encoding TIMELESS-interacting protein isoform X1: MSDSIGSGRFNLPDYDQFEDESFPPLPPPLSPGLGGDDPFGNGEEDGDLSKLADVPAAKRRTVKRPQPKLDSQRLTSERGLPALRTLFGNVRFKGKGHEAEDLRVVMQKMENWAHRLYPKLQFDDFMDKVERLGSKKDVQTCLKRIRLDMPLVHEDFIGETEVTPVQHVFDDPEPFGSTGRFPLGSQGPAHSTPGPSTPAPSTPAPSTPAPTLTEEQQRRIELNRQLALERRLARRQLPTDQPDSQAASSQAAVSAQAASSQATSAQAASSQATSAQAASSQATSAQAASSQATSAQAASSQAGVQASSVHLPQAISPPTEPCPLVPGFEERKDMEVGPSTEPPIDAELDPA; the protein is encoded by the exons ATGTCTGATTCCATTGGAAGTGGCCGTTTTAACCTCCCTGACTATGACCAGTTCGAGGATGAGagctttcctcctctcccaccacccctctccccaGGCCTTGGAGGGGACGACCCGTTTGGTAATG GGGAGGAAGACGGAGACCTCTCCAAACTAGCAGATGTTCCCGCAGCTAAACGAAGGACGGTCAAAAGGCCACAGCCCAAACTGGATTCCCAGAG GCTCACTTCAGAGAGGGGACTACCAGCTCTACGGACCCTTTTTGGCAATGTCAGATTTAAAGGCAAAGGGCATGAG GCAGAAGATCTGCGTGTAGTCATGCAGAAGATGGAGAACTGGGCCCACAGATTGTATCCCAAACTGCAATTTGATGATTTCATGGACAAAGTGGAGAGGCTGGGAAGCAAGAAGGATGTTCAG ACCTGCCTGAAGAGAATACGACTGGACATGCCTTTGGTTCATGAGGACTTCATTG GGGAGACAGAGGTGACTCCGGTGCAGCATGTCTTTGACGATCCAGAACCCTTTGGCAGCACTGGGAGATTCCCTCTGGGCTCCCAAGGCCCAGCCCACTCCACCCCAGGCccctccaccccagccccctccaccccagccccctccaccccagcccccaccctgACAGAGGAGCAGCAGAGGCGCATCGAGCTTAACAGACAGCTGGCCCTGGAGAGGAGGCTGGCCAGAAGACAGCTCCCCACAG ACCAACCAGACTCCCAGGCAGCCTCCTCCCAGGCGGCCGTCTCCGCCCAGGCAGCCTCCTCCCAGGCCACCTCTGCCCAGGCAGCCTCCTCCCAGGCCACCTCTGCCCAGGCAGCCTCCTCCCAGGCCACCTCTGCCCAGGCAGCCTCCTCCCAGGCCACCTCTGCCCAGGCAGCCTCCTCCCAGGCCGGTGTACAGGCCTCTTCTGTACACCTACCCCAAGCTATTTCGCCACCGACTGAGCCCTGTCCACTGGTGCCTGGGTTTGAGGAAAGGAAGGACATGGAGGTGGGCCCCAGCACAGAACCCCCAATAGACGCCGAACTCGACCCAGCGTGA
- the tipin gene encoding TIMELESS-interacting protein isoform X2 has product MSDSIGSGRFNLPDYDQFEDESFPPLPPPLSPGLGGDDPFGEEDGDLSKLADVPAAKRRTVKRPQPKLDSQRLTSERGLPALRTLFGNVRFKGKGHEAEDLRVVMQKMENWAHRLYPKLQFDDFMDKVERLGSKKDVQTCLKRIRLDMPLVHEDFIGETEVTPVQHVFDDPEPFGSTGRFPLGSQGPAHSTPGPSTPAPSTPAPSTPAPTLTEEQQRRIELNRQLALERRLARRQLPTDQPDSQAASSQAAVSAQAASSQATSAQAASSQATSAQAASSQATSAQAASSQATSAQAASSQAGVQASSVHLPQAISPPTEPCPLVPGFEERKDMEVGPSTEPPIDAELDPA; this is encoded by the exons ATGTCTGATTCCATTGGAAGTGGCCGTTTTAACCTCCCTGACTATGACCAGTTCGAGGATGAGagctttcctcctctcccaccacccctctccccaGGCCTTGGAGGGGACGACCCGTTTG GGGAGGAAGACGGAGACCTCTCCAAACTAGCAGATGTTCCCGCAGCTAAACGAAGGACGGTCAAAAGGCCACAGCCCAAACTGGATTCCCAGAG GCTCACTTCAGAGAGGGGACTACCAGCTCTACGGACCCTTTTTGGCAATGTCAGATTTAAAGGCAAAGGGCATGAG GCAGAAGATCTGCGTGTAGTCATGCAGAAGATGGAGAACTGGGCCCACAGATTGTATCCCAAACTGCAATTTGATGATTTCATGGACAAAGTGGAGAGGCTGGGAAGCAAGAAGGATGTTCAG ACCTGCCTGAAGAGAATACGACTGGACATGCCTTTGGTTCATGAGGACTTCATTG GGGAGACAGAGGTGACTCCGGTGCAGCATGTCTTTGACGATCCAGAACCCTTTGGCAGCACTGGGAGATTCCCTCTGGGCTCCCAAGGCCCAGCCCACTCCACCCCAGGCccctccaccccagccccctccaccccagccccctccaccccagcccccaccctgACAGAGGAGCAGCAGAGGCGCATCGAGCTTAACAGACAGCTGGCCCTGGAGAGGAGGCTGGCCAGAAGACAGCTCCCCACAG ACCAACCAGACTCCCAGGCAGCCTCCTCCCAGGCGGCCGTCTCCGCCCAGGCAGCCTCCTCCCAGGCCACCTCTGCCCAGGCAGCCTCCTCCCAGGCCACCTCTGCCCAGGCAGCCTCCTCCCAGGCCACCTCTGCCCAGGCAGCCTCCTCCCAGGCCACCTCTGCCCAGGCAGCCTCCTCCCAGGCCGGTGTACAGGCCTCTTCTGTACACCTACCCCAAGCTATTTCGCCACCGACTGAGCCCTGTCCACTGGTGCCTGGGTTTGAGGAAAGGAAGGACATGGAGGTGGGCCCCAGCACAGAACCCCCAATAGACGCCGAACTCGACCCAGCGTGA
- the lctla gene encoding lactase-like a has product MLRTCHLLVLMLCVSAIEDFDWTKNDHGSFYYGVFPTGFSWGAGGSAYQTEGAWNVDGKGMSIWDAFAHKKGKIFLNDTGDFSCEGYHKVKDDISLMKDMNLKHYRFSISWPRILPTGIKNENINEKGIKYYDDLINKLLENKITPIVTLYHWDLPQILEEKYRGWQNASMVNLFNDFANLCFERFGNRVRHWITFNNPWSIAVEGYETGEHAPGLKLRGVGAYKAAHHIIKAHAKVWHTYDIQWRNKQKGLVGISLSGDWGEPVDISNQRDIEAAERYVQFYMGWFATPLFNGDYPQVMKDYIGRKSAQQGLGASRLPVFTAQEKSYIRGTCDFLGIGHFTTRYITQKNYPSGRGNSYFTDRDLAELVDPRWPDPGSEWLYSVPWGFRRLLNFVKKQYGNPMIYVTENGVSEKMMCTDLCDDWRMQYFKDYINEMLKAIKDGVNIKAYTAWSLLDKFEWDEGYSERFGLYYVDFRDKNKPRYPKASVQYYKSIISSNGFPNQRELEIWKGKAIETCSSSNQLLAADPLISHMGMVTEIVVPTMCTLSILLSAVFLMFLLRRRL; this is encoded by the exons ATGCTGAGGACGTGTCATTTGCTTGTgttgatgctgtgtgtgtcagccaTCGAAGACTTTGACTGGACAAAGAACGACCATGGATCTTTTTACTATGGTGTCTTCCCAACCG GCTTTTCCTGGGGAGCTGGTGGTTCTGCATATCAGACAGAAGGTGCTTGGAACGTTGACGGCAAAGGCATGAGCATCTGGGATGCATTTGCCCACAAAAAGGGCAAGATCTTCCTGAATGACACTGGAGACTTCTCATGTGAAGGCTACCACAAAGTTAAG GATGACATCTCCTTGATGAAGGACATGAATCTTAAACACTATCGTTTCTCCATATCCTGGCCAAGGATTCTGCCCACTGGAATAAAAA ATGAGAACATCAATGAGAAAGGAATTAAGTATTACGATGACCTGATAAATAAGCTTCTGGAGAATAAAATTACACCCATTGTTACACTATATCACTGGGACTTGCCACAG ATCTTGGAGGAAAAATACAGAGGATGGCAGAACGCCAGCATGGTGAACTTGTTCAATGACTTCGCCAATTTATGCTTTGAGAGATTTGGAAACCGAGTCAGGCACTGGATCACATTCAACAATCCATGG TCGATTGCAGTGGAAGGATATGAAACAGGGGAACACGCACCAGGACTGAAGCTGAGGGGAGTTGGTGCTTACAAGGCTGCCCATCACATAATAAAg GCACATGCAAAAGTTTGGCACACCTACGACATTCAATGGCGAAACAAGCAAAAAG GTCTGGTTGGGATCTCTTTGTCGGGCGACTGGGGGGAACCCGTTGACATCAGCAACCAGAGGGACATTGAAGCCGCAGAACGATATGTCCAGTTCTACATGGGATGGTTTGCTACACCCCTCTTCAATGGAGACTATCCTCAGGTTATGAAAGATTACATTG GTAGGAAAAGTGCCCAGCAGGGCTTGGGAGCATCACGGTTACCCGTCTTCACGGCCCAGGAGAAGAGCTACATTAGGGGCACCTGTGACTTCTTAGGCATTGGCCATTTCACCACACGCTACATCACACAGAAGAACTACCCCTCCGGTCGTGGTAACAGTTACTTCACAGATCGGGACCTGGCCGAGCTGGTGGACCCACGCTGGCCCGACCCAGGTTCTGAATGGCTCTATTCAGTGCCGTGGGGTTTTCGCCGCCTTCTGAATTTTGTCAAG AAACAATATGGCAACCCCATGATCTATGTGACAGAAAATGGTGTATCTGAGAAGATGATGTGCACGGATCTCTGCGATGACTGGAGAATGCAGTACTTTAAGGACTACATTAATGAAATGTTAAAAG CAATAAAGGATGGGGTGAACATCAAGGCGTATACTGCTTGGTCACTGCTTGACAAGTTTGAGTGGGATGAGGGCTACTCTGAGAGGTTTGGCCTCTACTACGTAGACTTCAGGGACAAAAATAAACCCCGTTATCCAAAAGCTTCGGTTCAGTACTACAAAAGCATCATCAGTTCTAATGGATTCCCCAATCAGAGAGAG CTGGAGATTTGGAAGGGGAAAGCAATTGAGACTTGCAGCTCTAGTAACCAGCTTCTTGCTGCAG ATCCCTTGATAAGCCACATGGGGATGGTGACAGAGATTGTGGTTCCGACCATGTGTACCCTCAGCATTCTCCTCAGTGCTGTCTTCCTCATGTTCCTGCTGCGCAGACGCCTCTga
- the crybgx gene encoding crystallin beta gamma X gives MNIFTKVTGLAQQTSKLGSVLQRAFYGSSGRVTLFEQRNFAGRRLDLSSDCQKLSDKNFPERCNSVQVESGAWIGYEHDNFRGRQYLWDMSERGEYNCHDKWCAQVDHISSVRGIKQDNNPPRAQLFEKAGFSGKKTDVQDDIPNLMTRHSLNRAASIRVLGGAWVVYQEPNYRGPHYILEKRDFNNSSDWGSQNSTIGSMRRVRFN, from the exons ATGAACATCTTCACTAAAGTCACAGGATTAGCCCAACAAACTAG CAAGCTGGGGTCTGTACTCCAACGTGCCTTCTATGGGTCCAGTGGGAGG GTGACCCTTTTTGAGCAGAGGAACTTCGCCGGCAGACGGCTGGACCTGAGTTCCGACTGCCAAAAACTTAGCGATAAGAACTTCCCCGAGAGATGCAACTCGGTGCAGGTGGAGAGTGGAGC ATGGATAGGCTATGAACATGATAACTTCCGTGGACGCCAGTACCTGTGGGACATGTCTGAGAGGGGCGAGTACAACTGTCATGACAAGTGGTGTGCTCAGGTGGACCACATCTCATCCGTCCGGGGGATCAAGCAG GACAACAACCCACCCAGGGCCCAACTGTTTGAGAAGGCTGGCTTCTCTGGTAAGAAAACAGATGTCCAGGATGACATCCCCAACCTGATGACCCGTCACAGCCTGAACAGAGCCGCCTCCATCCGGGTCCTTGGTGGAGC TTGGGTAGTTTACCAGGAGCCCAATTACAGAGGTCCCCACTACATCCTCGAGAAACGTGACTTCAACAACTCCTCTGACTGGGGTAGCCAGAACAGCACCATTGGATCCATGCGTAGAGTCCGCTTCAACTAA
- the LOC130403864 gene encoding G2/mitotic-specific cyclin-B2-like isoform X2, with product MSSIQVRAGLTTGPENALKMGKSTFGGPRRAALGELTNAPGVVLNTKTLHGKATTKPTLNQKAKLKLAAVTLLPPVQGQEAFPMCEESTDVSMKEQELCQAFSDVLLTVEDIDEQDGDMPQLCAEYVKDIYSYLMALEQKQSVRPRYLQGYEINERMRALLIDWLIQVHSRFQLLQETLYLTVAILDRFLQVQPVSRRKLQLAGVTAMLVASKYEEMYCPEVADFAYITDNAFTKPQILQMEQLILRCLNFDLGRPLPLHFLRRASKAANSNVEKHTLAKYLMELTLVDYDMVHYRPSEIAAASLCFSQLLLEDLPWSPTQHHYATYDESHLKPIMQHMAKNVVTVNEGKTKFQAVKNKYSSSKLMKISLIPQLKSDVVTSMAAPLINNH from the exons ATGTCGTCGATCCAAGTTAGAGCTGGC CTCACCACTGGCCCAGAGAACGCATTAAAAATGGGTAAATCAACTTTTGGTGGCCCAAGGAGAGCAGCTCTCGGAGAGCTTACAAACGCCCCCGGTGTAGTTCTAAACACAAAG ACTCTACATGGCAAGGCTACCACAAAACCAACCCTGAACCAGAAGGCAAAACTAAAGCTGGCTGCAGTAACGTTGCTGCCTCCAGTTCAAGGTCAAGAAGCCTTCCCCATGTGTGAAGAATCAACTGACGTCTCCATGAAAGAACAGGAACTCTGCCAGGCTTTTTCTGACGTTCTCCTTACTGTAGAAGATATTGATGAACAGGATGGGGACATGCCACAGTTGTGTGCTGAATATGTGAAGGACATATATTCCTATCTCATGGCTCTTGAG CAAAAACAAAGTGTGCGACCGAGGTACTTGCAAGGCTATGAAATCAATGAAAGAATGAGGGCCCTCCTGATCGACTGGCTGATCCAGGTTCACTCTAGGTTCCAGCTACTGCAAGAGACTCTGTATCTCACAGTTGCCATTCTGGATCGTTTTCTACAG GTTCAGCCTGTGTCTCGCAGGAAGCTCCAGCTTGCAGGTGTGACAGCCATGTTGGTGGCTTCAAAGTATGAGGAGATGTACTGTCCAGAGGTAGCAGACTTTGCATACATCACTGACAACGCTTTCACCAAGCCCCAGATACTGCAAATGGAGCAGCTTATTCTCAGGTGCCTCAATTTTGACCTTGGACGCCCTCTGCCTTTACACTTCCTCAGGAGAGCCTCAAAGGCTGCAAAT TCCAATGTGGAAAAGCATACCCTTGCCAAGTACCTTATGGAGCTGACGCTGGTGGATTATGACATGGTGCACTACCGGCCCTCTGAGATCGCTGCTGCATCCCTGTGCTTCTCGCAACTCCTGCTGGAGGATCTTCCATGG TCGCCCACACAGCACCACTATGCTACCTACGACGAGAGCCACCTGAAGCCAATTATGCAGCACATGGCCAAGAATGTAGTGACCGTCAATGAGGGCAAAACCAAGTTTCAG GCTGTCAAGAACAAGTACTCCAGCAGCAAACTAATGAAGATCAGCCTGATTCCTCAGCTCAAGTCAGATGTTGTTACAAGCATGGCAGCACCCCTGATTAACAATCActga
- the LOC130403864 gene encoding G2/mitotic-specific cyclin-B2-like isoform X1 — MSSIQVRAGLTTGPENALKMGKSTFGGPRRAALGELTNAPGVVLNTKKTLHGKATTKPTLNQKAKLKLAAVTLLPPVQGQEAFPMCEESTDVSMKEQELCQAFSDVLLTVEDIDEQDGDMPQLCAEYVKDIYSYLMALEQKQSVRPRYLQGYEINERMRALLIDWLIQVHSRFQLLQETLYLTVAILDRFLQVQPVSRRKLQLAGVTAMLVASKYEEMYCPEVADFAYITDNAFTKPQILQMEQLILRCLNFDLGRPLPLHFLRRASKAANSNVEKHTLAKYLMELTLVDYDMVHYRPSEIAAASLCFSQLLLEDLPWSPTQHHYATYDESHLKPIMQHMAKNVVTVNEGKTKFQAVKNKYSSSKLMKISLIPQLKSDVVTSMAAPLINNH; from the exons ATGTCGTCGATCCAAGTTAGAGCTGGC CTCACCACTGGCCCAGAGAACGCATTAAAAATGGGTAAATCAACTTTTGGTGGCCCAAGGAGAGCAGCTCTCGGAGAGCTTACAAACGCCCCCGGTGTAGTTCTAAACACAAAG AAGACTCTACATGGCAAGGCTACCACAAAACCAACCCTGAACCAGAAGGCAAAACTAAAGCTGGCTGCAGTAACGTTGCTGCCTCCAGTTCAAGGTCAAGAAGCCTTCCCCATGTGTGAAGAATCAACTGACGTCTCCATGAAAGAACAGGAACTCTGCCAGGCTTTTTCTGACGTTCTCCTTACTGTAGAAGATATTGATGAACAGGATGGGGACATGCCACAGTTGTGTGCTGAATATGTGAAGGACATATATTCCTATCTCATGGCTCTTGAG CAAAAACAAAGTGTGCGACCGAGGTACTTGCAAGGCTATGAAATCAATGAAAGAATGAGGGCCCTCCTGATCGACTGGCTGATCCAGGTTCACTCTAGGTTCCAGCTACTGCAAGAGACTCTGTATCTCACAGTTGCCATTCTGGATCGTTTTCTACAG GTTCAGCCTGTGTCTCGCAGGAAGCTCCAGCTTGCAGGTGTGACAGCCATGTTGGTGGCTTCAAAGTATGAGGAGATGTACTGTCCAGAGGTAGCAGACTTTGCATACATCACTGACAACGCTTTCACCAAGCCCCAGATACTGCAAATGGAGCAGCTTATTCTCAGGTGCCTCAATTTTGACCTTGGACGCCCTCTGCCTTTACACTTCCTCAGGAGAGCCTCAAAGGCTGCAAAT TCCAATGTGGAAAAGCATACCCTTGCCAAGTACCTTATGGAGCTGACGCTGGTGGATTATGACATGGTGCACTACCGGCCCTCTGAGATCGCTGCTGCATCCCTGTGCTTCTCGCAACTCCTGCTGGAGGATCTTCCATGG TCGCCCACACAGCACCACTATGCTACCTACGACGAGAGCCACCTGAAGCCAATTATGCAGCACATGGCCAAGAATGTAGTGACCGTCAATGAGGGCAAAACCAAGTTTCAG GCTGTCAAGAACAAGTACTCCAGCAGCAAACTAATGAAGATCAGCCTGATTCCTCAGCTCAAGTCAGATGTTGTTACAAGCATGGCAGCACCCCTGATTAACAATCActga